Proteins encoded together in one Streptomyces sp. NBC_01216 window:
- a CDS encoding discoidin domain-containing protein, whose translation MQFGRSHARRRVPRRSHLLIAAGLGSLLVGMTPWLGLAGQPSAASAPKPTPFLQQAGTTPPHHGVVPANAKRSSAPLLDRTGWTVTASDEETTGEDGRATHVLDGDDSTIWHSKWSGTPAPFPHTLTIDMHRTAVVSAILYRPRSGSANGRIGEYGISLSTDGRNWGTPVATGTLSDDAGSKSLAFAPRGTRYVRLTALSEAGGRGPWTAAAEINLLGDPGTPAATVSLPRTGWTATASDEETTGEDGRATHVLDGDDDTIWHSKWSGTPAPFPHSITIDMHRTQPVSALTYQPRQEKANGRAGAYSITTSTDGANFGNPVAMGSWRDDDTVKTATFTRTRSARYIRLTVTSEAGGRGPWTSAAEIGLSGPADPALHGSWGQITGFPLVPVATAVLPGDKLLAWSAYATDRFGGSSGYTQTAILDLKTNKVTQRRIDNTGHDMFCPGIAILADGRVLVTGGSNAERASIYDPVLDDWSSTTDMNIARGYQAMTLLSTGEAFVLGGSWSGAAGDKAGEVWSPETRTWRKLPGVPASPAQTADPAGPYRADNHMWLHATSGGKVLQVGPSKQMNWITTTGDGSITSAGTRGDSADAMTGNAVAYDIGKILTLGGSPAYEKVPATRRAYTVSVSGDQVQASRTGDMTHARGFSNSVVLPDGKVAVFGGQGYPVPFSDATSVLAPELWDPETGSFTRLATMAVPRNYHSVANLLPDGRIFSGGGGLCGDCATNHADGAVFTPPYLLNADGSPKPRPVISGGVPSRTTPGASLTVDTEGPVASFVLMRASAATHSTDNDQRRVPLASTANGTGTYTVKIPSDSGVVLPGTYMLFALDAQGVPSVAEFLTVS comes from the coding sequence TTGCAGTTCGGACGTTCCCATGCCCGTCGCCGGGTGCCCCGACGCTCGCACCTGCTGATCGCCGCGGGGCTCGGTTCGCTGCTGGTCGGGATGACGCCCTGGCTCGGGCTCGCGGGCCAGCCGTCGGCGGCATCCGCCCCGAAACCCACGCCGTTCCTGCAGCAGGCCGGCACGACGCCGCCGCACCACGGCGTCGTGCCGGCGAACGCCAAACGCAGTTCGGCTCCCCTCCTCGACCGGACCGGCTGGACCGTGACCGCGAGCGACGAGGAGACCACCGGCGAGGACGGCCGCGCCACCCACGTCCTCGACGGCGACGACAGCACCATCTGGCACAGCAAGTGGAGCGGCACGCCCGCCCCGTTCCCGCACACCCTCACCATCGACATGCACCGCACGGCGGTCGTGTCGGCGATCCTCTACCGTCCGCGGTCCGGCAGCGCCAACGGACGCATCGGCGAGTACGGCATCAGCCTCAGCACGGACGGGCGGAACTGGGGGACCCCGGTCGCCACCGGCACGCTCTCCGACGACGCCGGCAGCAAGTCGCTCGCCTTCGCCCCGCGGGGGACCCGCTACGTCCGGCTGACCGCGCTCAGCGAGGCGGGGGGCCGCGGCCCCTGGACCGCCGCCGCCGAGATCAACCTGCTCGGTGACCCGGGGACCCCCGCCGCCACCGTCAGCCTGCCGCGGACCGGCTGGACCGCCACCGCCAGCGACGAGGAGACCACCGGCGAGGACGGCCGCGCCACCCACGTCCTCGACGGCGACGACGACACGATCTGGCACAGCAAGTGGAGCGGCACGCCCGCCCCGTTCCCGCACAGCATCACCATCGACATGCACCGCACGCAGCCGGTCTCGGCCCTCACCTACCAGCCCCGCCAGGAGAAGGCGAACGGCCGGGCGGGCGCCTACTCCATCACCACCAGCACCGACGGCGCCAACTTCGGCAATCCGGTGGCGATGGGCTCCTGGCGGGACGACGACACCGTGAAGACCGCCACCTTCACGCGGACCAGGAGCGCCCGCTACATACGCCTGACCGTGACCAGCGAGGCCGGCGGGCGCGGTCCGTGGACCTCGGCCGCCGAGATAGGTCTGAGCGGTCCGGCCGATCCCGCCCTTCACGGCTCGTGGGGGCAGATCACCGGCTTCCCCCTGGTGCCCGTCGCGACCGCCGTGCTGCCCGGTGACAAACTGCTGGCCTGGTCGGCCTACGCGACCGACCGCTTCGGCGGGAGCAGTGGCTACACCCAGACCGCGATCCTGGACCTGAAGACCAACAAGGTCACCCAGCGACGCATCGACAACACGGGCCACGACATGTTCTGCCCCGGCATCGCCATCCTCGCCGACGGCCGCGTCCTGGTCACCGGCGGCAGCAACGCGGAGCGGGCCAGCATCTACGATCCGGTCCTGGACGACTGGTCGTCCACCACCGACATGAACATCGCCCGCGGCTACCAGGCGATGACCCTGCTCTCCACCGGCGAGGCGTTCGTCCTGGGCGGATCGTGGAGCGGGGCCGCCGGCGACAAGGCGGGCGAGGTCTGGTCGCCGGAGACCCGCACCTGGCGCAAGCTCCCGGGTGTACCCGCCTCTCCCGCCCAGACGGCCGACCCGGCCGGCCCGTACCGCGCCGACAACCACATGTGGCTGCACGCCACGTCCGGCGGCAAGGTGCTCCAGGTGGGCCCGAGCAAGCAGATGAACTGGATCACGACCACCGGCGACGGCAGCATCACCTCCGCCGGCACCCGGGGCGACAGCGCCGACGCCATGACCGGGAACGCCGTGGCGTACGACATCGGCAAGATCCTCACCCTGGGCGGCTCCCCCGCCTACGAGAAGGTGCCCGCCACCCGGCGCGCGTACACCGTGAGCGTCTCGGGCGACCAGGTCCAGGCGTCCCGCACGGGCGACATGACGCACGCCCGCGGCTTCAGCAACAGCGTCGTCCTGCCGGACGGCAAGGTCGCCGTGTTCGGAGGACAGGGCTACCCGGTACCGTTCAGCGACGCGACCTCCGTGCTGGCTCCCGAGCTGTGGGACCCGGAGACCGGTTCCTTCACCCGGCTCGCCACGATGGCGGTGCCGCGCAACTACCACAGCGTGGCGAACCTGTTGCCGGACGGACGGATCTTCTCCGGCGGCGGCGGCCTGTGCGGCGACTGCGCCACCAACCACGCCGACGGCGCCGTGTTCACGCCGCCGTACCTCCTCAACGCGGACGGCTCGCCCAAGCCGCGTCCCGTGATCTCGGGCGGCGTACCGTCGCGCACCACGCCCGGCGCGTCGCTGACGGTGGACACGGAGGGCCCGGTCGCCTCCTTCGTCCTGATGCGGGCCTCGGCGGCGACCCACTCGACGGACAACGACCAGCGACGCGTGCCGCTGGCGTCGACCGCCAACGGCACCGGCACGTACACGGTGAAGATCCCCTCGGACTCCGGCGTCGTGCTGCCGGGGACCTACATGCTCTTCGCCCTCGACGCGCAAGGGGTGCCGAGCGTCGCCGAATTCCTGACCGTCTCCTGA
- a CDS encoding DUF4230 domain-containing protein, protein MRAEDDETPVLTAPARARGARRRPWVAVALLAAVAALVLLGRFDPLPDLGDVFGEDTVDRSGPALLKSIQDMNRYEGAAGTFQVVVDLEKDARFLPDSIKGTRTLYVASGTVGAYVDLGGIGPDSVSVDAPRTTAALRLPHARLAGPALDPERSYAVSKQRGLLDRLGDLFSDNPADERAVRTLAAERIGDAARESDLPSRAEKNTTAMLQGLLRALGFEQVTVTYV, encoded by the coding sequence ATGCGAGCCGAAGATGACGAGACGCCTGTGCTCACGGCCCCGGCGCGCGCCCGGGGAGCTCGACGCCGGCCCTGGGTGGCCGTCGCGCTCCTCGCGGCGGTCGCGGCGCTGGTGCTCCTCGGACGGTTCGACCCGCTGCCGGATCTCGGCGACGTGTTCGGCGAGGACACCGTGGACCGCTCCGGCCCCGCGCTGCTGAAGTCGATCCAGGACATGAACCGCTACGAGGGCGCCGCGGGCACCTTCCAGGTCGTGGTCGACCTGGAGAAGGACGCACGCTTCCTGCCGGACTCGATCAAGGGCACCCGCACCCTCTACGTCGCGAGCGGCACCGTGGGTGCCTACGTCGACCTCGGCGGCATCGGCCCCGACAGCGTGAGTGTGGACGCCCCCCGCACCACGGCCGCGCTGCGGCTGCCGCACGCCCGGCTGGCCGGCCCGGCGCTGGACCCCGAGCGGTCGTACGCGGTGTCCAAGCAGCGCGGTCTGCTGGACCGGCTGGGCGACCTCTTCTCCGACAACCCTGCGGACGAGCGGGCCGTCCGCACGCTCGCGGCCGAGCGCATCGGAGACGCCGCGCGGGAGAGCGACCTGCCGTCGCGGGCCGAGAAGAACACCACCGCCATGCTCCAGGGGCTGCTGCGCGCGCTGGGCTTCGAACAGGTCACGGTCACCTACGTCTGA
- a CDS encoding response regulator transcription factor: MTESKGLVLIVEDERHISEVQRLYLAREGFGVHVEADGASGLAAARRMRPVAIVLDVGLPSLDGISFCRALRDAGDWTPVLLVTARGEEADRILGLELGADDYLTKPFSPRELVARVKTVLRRTAPPPGRSPLGIGRLSIDPAARTVRRDGEPVDLTATEFNLLVYLSEHPGQVFTREQLLARVWGYPGYRDTRMVDVFVSQVRAKLGDASPIRTVRGVGYSAMVPVT, from the coding sequence ATGACGGAGTCGAAGGGCCTCGTGCTGATCGTCGAGGACGAGCGCCACATCTCCGAGGTACAGCGGCTCTACCTGGCGCGCGAGGGCTTCGGTGTCCATGTGGAGGCCGATGGAGCGAGCGGGCTCGCGGCGGCGCGGCGCATGCGTCCGGTGGCGATCGTGCTGGACGTCGGGCTGCCGAGCCTGGACGGCATCTCCTTCTGCCGTGCCCTGCGGGACGCGGGCGACTGGACGCCGGTACTCCTGGTGACCGCGCGCGGCGAGGAGGCGGACCGGATCCTCGGTCTCGAACTGGGCGCGGACGACTACCTGACCAAGCCGTTCTCGCCGCGCGAGCTGGTCGCGCGGGTCAAGACCGTGCTGCGCCGGACGGCGCCTCCGCCGGGACGGTCGCCGCTGGGCATCGGCCGGCTCAGCATCGATCCGGCCGCCCGCACCGTGCGGCGCGACGGTGAGCCGGTCGACCTCACCGCGACCGAGTTCAACCTGCTGGTGTACCTGTCGGAGCATCCGGGGCAGGTATTCACCCGCGAGCAGTTGCTCGCGCGGGTATGGGGCTATCCGGGCTATCGCGACACGCGGATGGTGGACGTCTTCGTGTCACAGGTGCGGGCGAAACTCGGTGACGCGAGCCCGATACGTACGGTCCGCGGCGTCGGGTACAGCGCGATGGTCCCCGTCACGTGA
- a CDS encoding HAMP domain-containing sensor histidine kinase, with the protein MSRRAPGTRPGSLARKLVALTTVVAALAVTLTGIVAWQTAAHGAEDRERDQLRRQATVLSRLPVLTEALFNGARLLGGPNGVELAVIAPDGTVSGTATPAVDTASKAALLAGRPVSTRGVLGGREVLLVGQPGVRGGAVVLTEPYAIVTENTTRVRRSVVVPLLVGMLGAALAGALLARRIARPLTRAARVAHRLADGERGVPAPVDGPRETAEIGHALNVLDAALTHSENRQREFLLSVSHELRTPLTALQGYAEALADGLIEPERLPEVGGVLADETRRLDRFLSDLLDLARLEADDFPLALAPADLCAVLTEAAAFWTAPCERGGVTLRVERAETTGAEGRPTAAGKAGRDTRAGRPVVVETDAFRVRQLIDGLVRNALRVTPEGAPVVLSVRAAADGGAELQVRDGGPGLSEDDVRVAFEPGVLHARYRSTRPVGSGLGLAIARRLAERLGGALRVDGHGPEGGARFTVTLPSSVDAG; encoded by the coding sequence GTGAGCCGCCGCGCACCCGGCACACGTCCCGGCTCCCTCGCGCGCAAGCTCGTGGCGCTGACCACGGTGGTCGCGGCGCTCGCCGTGACGCTGACGGGGATCGTCGCCTGGCAGACCGCCGCCCACGGCGCGGAGGACCGTGAACGCGACCAGCTGCGGCGCCAGGCGACCGTACTCAGCCGGCTGCCGGTCCTGACCGAGGCCCTGTTCAACGGCGCGCGGCTGCTCGGCGGACCGAACGGGGTGGAGCTGGCGGTCATCGCGCCGGACGGCACCGTGAGCGGCACCGCCACGCCCGCCGTCGACACGGCGTCGAAGGCGGCGCTGCTGGCGGGACGGCCCGTCTCCACCCGCGGCGTCCTCGGGGGCCGGGAGGTGCTGCTGGTGGGACAGCCGGGCGTGCGCGGCGGGGCGGTCGTCCTGACGGAGCCGTACGCGATCGTCACCGAGAACACCACGCGGGTCCGCCGCAGCGTGGTCGTGCCGCTGCTCGTCGGCATGCTCGGCGCCGCGCTGGCGGGTGCGCTCCTGGCCCGCCGCATCGCCCGTCCGCTCACACGCGCCGCCCGGGTCGCGCACCGCCTCGCCGACGGTGAGCGCGGCGTCCCGGCGCCGGTCGACGGCCCGCGGGAGACAGCGGAGATCGGACACGCTCTCAACGTGCTCGACGCCGCACTGACCCACAGCGAGAACCGGCAGCGGGAGTTCCTGCTCTCCGTCTCGCACGAACTGCGCACGCCGCTGACCGCGCTTCAGGGATACGCGGAGGCCCTCGCCGACGGACTGATCGAGCCGGAGCGGCTGCCCGAGGTCGGCGGCGTTCTGGCCGACGAGACCCGTCGCCTGGACCGCTTCCTCTCGGATCTGCTGGATCTGGCCCGGCTGGAGGCGGACGACTTCCCTCTCGCCCTGGCCCCCGCCGACCTGTGCGCGGTCCTCACCGAGGCCGCCGCCTTCTGGACCGCGCCTTGCGAACGCGGCGGGGTCACCCTCCGCGTCGAGCGCGCGGAGACGACCGGAGCGGAGGGACGGCCCACGGCGGCCGGGAAGGCGGGCCGCGACACACGGGCCGGGCGGCCCGTGGTCGTGGAGACGGACGCCTTCCGGGTCCGGCAGCTGATCGACGGCCTGGTACGGAACGCCCTCCGGGTGACGCCGGAGGGCGCACCCGTGGTGCTGTCCGTGCGGGCGGCGGCCGACGGCGGGGCCGAACTCCAGGTGCGTGACGGCGGCCCCGGTCTCTCGGAGGACGACGTACGCGTCGCCTTCGAGCCCGGAGTACTGCACGCCCGCTACCGGAGCACCCGCCCCGTCGGCAGCGGCCTGGGCCTGGCCATCGCCCGCCGCCTGGCCGAGCGGCTCGGCGGTGCTCTCCGCGTCGACGGGCACGGCCCGGAGGGCGGTGCCCGCTTCACCGTCACACTGCCGTCGTCGGTCGACGCGGGCTGA
- a CDS encoding MMPL family transporter has product MNDSTAPGPGLLHRAGRWCARRAWRVIALWALFLVALGAADHAWGGSFADSFSLPGTRTQTGADLLAAHTNTSGGTTAPLVLRSGRGTVADHGEAIAVAVGELRRLPDVLAVADPLTTPGAVSANGTIAKVTVRFGDDPAAFDPTYLAGVDRAVRPLRAEGITVEYGAPLGRLAAPKSADRVSEAIGLAVAVLVLLIGFGSVAATGLPLLTAVAGLAVTLSGLGLLAGHFGFGQAAPTLAAMMGLGVGIDYALFLTTRYRAILRAGAEPAEAVGRTVATSGRAVLVAAATVAMALGGLCVSGVDFIGTLGIAAGLGVAVAAAASVTLAPALLGLIGHRVDRLHVRAPVAEPTGERDVWHRWADTVRRRPWLFLAAGLLLLGFLSLPVASLRLGHIDAGAQPAERTDRRAYDLISEGFGPGANGPLTVVVHLDSRLVADPAERGELAASLRRDLRSAPGVASVTPPVPSPDGVLLVTEVTPATGPRDQATAELVHAVQDDVVPRTLAGTGATGYVTGPTAAAQTFTDVLLAKLPLIIGVVAAAAFLLLLTVFRSPLIAAKAALLNLLSITAAYGVVVAVFQWGWGGALFGVTEKVPVESYVPMMMFAIVFGLSMDYEVFLLSRIREAWLLGMDDDAAVADGLAATARVITCAALIMTSVFLAFLISTNVAVKMLALGLGVSVVVDATVVRLLLVPASMYLLGRANWWLPRGLDRILPRFDPEGAVVRPTASSARAAATARGSAR; this is encoded by the coding sequence ATGAACGATTCGACGGCCCCAGGGCCCGGACTCCTCCACCGCGCCGGGCGCTGGTGTGCCCGCCGCGCCTGGCGCGTGATCGCCCTGTGGGCGCTGTTCCTCGTCGCTCTCGGCGCGGCCGACCACGCGTGGGGCGGATCCTTCGCCGACTCCTTCTCGCTGCCGGGGACACGTACCCAGACCGGCGCCGACCTGCTCGCGGCCCACACGAACACGTCCGGAGGCACGACGGCCCCCCTGGTGCTCCGGTCCGGGCGGGGGACGGTCGCCGATCACGGCGAGGCGATCGCGGTGGCGGTCGGGGAGCTGCGGCGCCTGCCGGACGTCCTGGCGGTGGCCGATCCGCTGACCACGCCGGGGGCGGTGTCGGCGAACGGCACCATCGCGAAGGTGACCGTCCGGTTCGGCGACGATCCGGCGGCCTTCGACCCCACCTATCTCGCCGGGGTCGACCGTGCCGTCCGGCCGCTGCGCGCAGAAGGCATCACCGTCGAGTACGGCGCACCGCTCGGTCGGCTCGCCGCGCCCAAGTCCGCCGACCGCGTCTCGGAGGCGATCGGCCTGGCGGTCGCCGTGCTCGTGCTGCTGATCGGTTTCGGGAGCGTCGCCGCGACCGGACTGCCGCTCCTGACCGCGGTGGCCGGCCTCGCCGTCACCCTGTCGGGGCTCGGCCTGCTGGCCGGTCACTTCGGCTTCGGCCAGGCGGCGCCGACGCTGGCCGCGATGATGGGGCTCGGCGTCGGCATCGACTACGCGCTGTTCCTGACGACCCGGTACCGGGCCATACTGCGGGCCGGAGCGGAACCGGCCGAGGCCGTCGGACGCACCGTCGCGACCAGCGGCCGTGCCGTGCTGGTCGCAGCCGCCACCGTGGCCATGGCCTTGGGCGGACTCTGCGTCTCCGGCGTGGATTTCATCGGCACGCTCGGCATCGCGGCCGGCCTCGGTGTCGCGGTGGCCGCCGCCGCGTCGGTCACCCTCGCCCCCGCCCTGCTGGGGCTGATCGGTCACCGTGTCGACCGCCTCCACGTACGCGCGCCGGTCGCCGAACCGACGGGCGAAAGGGATGTGTGGCACCGCTGGGCCGACACGGTCAGGCGGCGCCCCTGGCTCTTCCTGGCCGCCGGTCTACTCCTGCTCGGTTTCCTCTCGCTCCCCGTCGCCTCCCTGCGGCTCGGCCACATCGACGCCGGGGCGCAGCCCGCCGAGAGGACCGACCGCCGCGCCTACGACCTGATCAGCGAGGGCTTCGGCCCCGGGGCCAACGGTCCTCTCACGGTCGTCGTCCACCTCGACAGCCGCCTCGTCGCGGACCCCGCCGAGCGCGGGGAACTCGCCGCCTCGCTCCGGCGGGACCTCCGTTCCGCGCCGGGCGTCGCCTCTGTGACACCACCGGTGCCGAGCCCCGACGGGGTCCTGCTGGTCACCGAGGTCACCCCCGCCACCGGCCCACGGGACCAGGCCACCGCCGAGCTGGTGCACGCCGTGCAGGACGACGTGGTGCCGCGGACGCTGGCGGGCACCGGCGCCACCGGATACGTCACCGGGCCGACCGCCGCCGCCCAGACCTTCACCGACGTCCTGCTTGCCAAACTGCCCCTGATCATCGGCGTGGTGGCCGCTGCCGCGTTCCTTCTGCTGCTCACCGTCTTCCGCAGCCCGCTGATCGCGGCCAAGGCCGCGCTGCTCAACCTGCTGTCCATCACCGCCGCCTACGGCGTGGTCGTGGCGGTCTTCCAATGGGGCTGGGGCGGGGCGCTGTTCGGCGTCACCGAGAAGGTTCCCGTGGAGTCCTACGTACCGATGATGATGTTCGCGATCGTCTTCGGGCTCTCCATGGACTACGAGGTCTTCCTGCTCTCCCGTATCCGGGAGGCGTGGCTCCTCGGGATGGACGACGACGCGGCCGTCGCTGACGGCCTCGCCGCCACGGCGCGCGTGATCACCTGTGCGGCGCTGATCATGACGAGCGTCTTCCTGGCGTTCCTGATCTCGACAAACGTCGCGGTCAAGATGCTCGCGCTCGGTCTCGGCGTCAGCGTCGTCGTGGATGCCACGGTGGTGCGGCTTCTCCTCGTACCGGCGTCCATGTACCTCCTCGGGCGCGCCAACTGGTGGCTCCCGCGCGGGCTCGACCGGATCCTGCCGCGCTTCGATCCGGAGGGAGCCGTCGTCAGGCCGACGGCGTCTTCCGCGCGGGCCGCCGCCACGGCCCGGGGATCCGCCCGATGA
- a CDS encoding RNA polymerase sigma factor SigF gives MSRREPKEGFRVPTTVTTETRAGAPTPVGNLPLVEAPREVAPKDARELSKVFFDELAVLEEGTAEHQYARNTLIEMNMSLVRYAASRFRGRGDDMEDVVQVGVIGLIKAIDRFDLSRRVEFTSFAVPYIVGEIKRFFRDTSWAVHVPRRLQEARVELAKATEELSSRLGRAPRVAELAALMDLTEDEVIEARLASNGYHSSSLDAVVGGGDGEDGDTVLADLMGAEDPALELFEDFHALAPLLDRLDERDRRILHLRFVEEMTQSEIGKEIGISQMHVSRLLARNLRSLRAGMLDSVDG, from the coding sequence ATGTCCCGCCGAGAGCCGAAGGAGGGCTTCAGAGTGCCGACAACGGTGACCACGGAGACGAGGGCCGGCGCGCCGACACCGGTGGGGAACCTGCCGCTGGTCGAAGCACCGCGAGAGGTGGCCCCGAAAGACGCGCGCGAACTGTCGAAGGTGTTCTTCGACGAGCTGGCCGTCCTGGAGGAGGGCACCGCCGAGCACCAGTACGCGCGCAACACGCTGATCGAGATGAACATGTCGCTGGTCCGCTACGCGGCGAGCCGGTTCCGAGGCCGCGGCGACGACATGGAGGACGTGGTCCAGGTCGGCGTCATCGGCCTGATCAAGGCGATCGACCGCTTCGACCTCTCCCGACGGGTGGAGTTCACCAGCTTCGCCGTCCCCTACATCGTGGGGGAGATCAAACGATTCTTCCGTGACACCTCCTGGGCCGTCCACGTCCCGCGGCGGCTCCAGGAGGCACGTGTGGAGCTGGCCAAGGCGACCGAGGAACTGAGCTCACGTCTGGGCCGCGCACCCCGGGTGGCGGAGCTGGCGGCGCTGATGGACCTCACCGAGGACGAGGTGATCGAGGCCCGGCTGGCCTCCAACGGCTACCACTCCTCCTCGCTCGACGCCGTCGTCGGGGGCGGCGACGGAGAGGACGGCGACACGGTGCTCGCCGACCTGATGGGCGCGGAGGATCCGGCGCTCGAACTCTTCGAGGACTTCCACGCCCTGGCCCCCCTGCTCGACCGGCTCGACGAGCGGGACCGCCGCATCCTCCATCTGCGGTTCGTCGAGGAGATGACGCAGTCGGAGATCGGCAAGGAGATCGGCATCTCCCAGATGCACGTCTCCCGCCTGCTCGCCCGCAACCTGCGAAGCCTGCGCGCGGGCATGCTCGACTCCGTCGACGGCTGA
- a CDS encoding ATP-binding protein encodes MRNAIAARSATRRPVLSASVAYTGGDHMIASARDFTADFLASAPAAGHPPVRVESVDLARLVVSELVTNVVRHAPGTCRIALELFTGVLEISVYDGREASPIPRGHNPERVGQHGVEIVVAVCESVTVEPQPSGKRVRARLPL; translated from the coding sequence ATGAGGAACGCGATCGCCGCGCGGAGCGCGACCCGGCGGCCCGTGCTGTCGGCGAGCGTCGCCTACACCGGCGGTGACCACATGATCGCGTCCGCTCGCGACTTCACCGCCGACTTCCTGGCCTCCGCCCCGGCCGCGGGCCACCCTCCGGTGCGGGTGGAGAGCGTCGACCTGGCGCGTCTGGTCGTCAGCGAACTGGTGACGAACGTGGTACGGCACGCGCCGGGCACCTGCAGGATCGCGCTGGAGCTCTTCACCGGGGTTCTGGAGATCTCGGTGTACGACGGACGGGAGGCGTCCCCGATACCCCGGGGACACAACCCGGAGCGCGTCGGCCAGCACGGCGTCGAGATCGTCGTGGCCGTGTGCGAGAGCGTGACCGTGGAACCCCAGCCGTCGGGGAAGCGGGTCAGGGCGCGCCTCCCCCTGTAG
- a CDS encoding DUF5133 domain-containing protein: MLMAHPAVLVNLLEQYEALRLLHAGDGSAEVRRRMDDVAYTLCVSTGTRDVDAALIAARFRLPGARPEDDSVLMV; the protein is encoded by the coding sequence GTGCTGATGGCCCATCCCGCGGTACTGGTCAACCTGCTCGAACAGTACGAGGCGCTCCGGCTGCTGCACGCGGGCGACGGAAGTGCGGAGGTGCGGCGACGCATGGACGACGTGGCCTACACCCTGTGTGTCTCGACGGGCACCCGTGACGTCGACGCGGCGTTGATCGCCGCCCGCTTCAGGCTGCCCGGCGCGCGCCCGGAGGACGACTCGGTACTGATGGTCTGA